A window of Thunnus thynnus chromosome 17, fThuThy2.1, whole genome shotgun sequence contains these coding sequences:
- the mgrn1b gene encoding E3 ubiquitin-protein ligase MGRN1b isoform X1 — protein MGSILSRRIAGVEDIDIQANSAYRFPPKSGNYFASHFFMGGEKFDTPHPEGYLFGENMDLNFLGNRPVQFPYVTPAPHEPVKTLRSLVNIRKDSLRLVRYKDDSDTPVEEGGKPKVQYGVEFTFDADARVTITLYCQAFEEFSNGMAVYSPKDPTMVSETVHYKRGVSQQFSMPSFKIDFSEWKEEDLNFDLDRGVFPMVIQAVVDEGDDCLGHAHVLLAAFERHVDGSFSVKPLKQKQIVDRVSYLLQEIYGIENKNNQETKPSDDENSDNSNECVVCLSDLRDTLILPCRHLCLCNSCADTLRYQANNCPICRLPFRALLQIRAVRKKPGALSPVSFSPVLAQTMDHDEHSSTDSVPPGFEPISLLEALNGLRSVSPAIPSAPLYDEINFSGGIGGDSRQLSSPEHLSDSSLQKGKVSKSPDSTLRSPSSPIQEEDEEKLSEMSDAQPHTLLSSSPAPTDATATEDVAESLPPDDEDRMHSGGDILQDCSSEHSSLTKTESDPPGDLSLPGSSESTESLKSQSTNCSSQPLLCPTSSLHMEDEHLNP, from the exons ATGGGCTCCATCCTGAGTCGCCGAATCGCTGGAGTTGAGGATATCGATATCCAGGCCAACTCGGCCTATCGATTTCCACCGAAATCCG GGAATTATTTTGCAAGCCACTTCTTCATGGGGGGAGAGAAATTTGACACACCACATCCAGAGGGATACCTTTTTGGAGAAAACATGGACCTGAATTTTCTTGGAAATAGGCCAGTGCAG TTTCCGTATGTGACACCTGCACCCCACGAGCCAGTGAAAACCCTGCGGAGTCTGGTCAACATTAGAAAGGACTCTTTGCGTTTGGTCAG GTATAAAGACGACTCTGACACTCCGGTGGAGGAGGGTGGAAAACCAAAGGTTCAGTATGGTGTGGAGTTCACCTTTGATGCTGACGCGCGTGTGACCATCACTCTCTATTGCCAAGCGTTTGAGGAATTCTCCAATGGGATGGCAGT TTACAGCCCAAAGGATCCTACGATGGTCTCTGAGACTGTGCATTACAAGAGGGGGGTGAGCCAACAGTTCTCTATGCCGTCTTTCAAGATAGACTTCAGCGAGtggaaagaggaagat TTGAACTTTGACCTGGACCGAGGAGTGTTTCCCATGGTTATCCAAGCTGTGGTTGATGAAGGGGACG ATTGCCTTGGACATGCTCACGTACTTTTGGCAGCCTTTGAAAGA CACGTTGATGGCAGTTTCTCCGTCAAGCCCCTGAAGCAGAAGCAAATT GTGGACCGTGTGAGCTACCTCTTACAGGAGATCTACGGGatagagaacaaaaacaaccaagaaACCAAG ccatCAGATGATGAGAACAGTGACAACAGCAACGAGTGTGTTGTCTGTTTGTCAGACCTGCGAGACACGCTCATCCTTCCCTGCAGACATCTGTGTCTCTGCAACTCCTGCGCCGACACTTTGCGTTACCAGGCCAACAACTGTCCAATCTGCAGGCTGC CCTTCAGAGCCTTGCTGCAGATCAGGGCTGTGAGGAAAAAGCCTGGAGCTCTTTCTCCCGTCTCCTTCAGTCCTGTTCTGGCTCAGACTATGGACCATGATGAACACTCA AGCACAGACTCCGTTCCTCCCGGCTTTGAACCCATCTCGCTGTTAGAGGCTCTGAACGGTCTGCGGTCGGTGTCTCCCGCCATCCCCTCTGCCCCGCTCTACGATGAAATCAACTTCTCGGGGGGCATCGGAGGCGACAGCAGACAGCTGAGCTCCCCAGAGCATTTAAGTGACAGCAGTCTGCAGAAAGGCAAAGTCAGCAAGTCACCTGACAG CACCCTTAGGTCTCCATCTTCTCCCATccaggaggaggatgaggagaagcTGTCAGAGATGTCGGACGCTCAACCGCACACGCTGCTGTCCAGCAGCCCCGCCCCCACCGAC GCCACAGCAACCGAGGACGTAGCAGAGTCTCTGCCTCCAGACGACG AGGACAGGATGCATTCTGGTGGAGACATCTTACAGGACTGCAGCAGTGAACACAGCAGCTTGACCAAAACAGAGAGCGACCCACCGGGTGACCTGTCTCTGCCAG GTTCATCAGAGTCAACGGAAAGCCTGAAAAGTCAGAGCACAAACTGCTCCAGCCAACCTCTCCTTTGTCCCACGAGCAGCCTTCACATGGAAGACGAGCACCTCAACCCTTGA
- the mgrn1b gene encoding E3 ubiquitin-protein ligase MGRN1b isoform X2, with translation MGSILSRRIAGVEDIDIQANSAYRFPPKSGNYFASHFFMGGEKFDTPHPEGYLFGENMDLNFLGNRPVQFPYVTPAPHEPVKTLRSLVNIRKDSLRLVRYKDDSDTPVEEGGKPKVQYGVEFTFDADARVTITLYCQAFEEFSNGMAVYSPKDPTMVSETVHYKRGVSQQFSMPSFKIDFSEWKEEDLNFDLDRGVFPMVIQAVVDEGDDCLGHAHVLLAAFERHVDGSFSVKPLKQKQIVDRVSYLLQEIYGIENKNNQETKPSDDENSDNSNECVVCLSDLRDTLILPCRHLCLCNSCADTLRYQANNCPICRLPFRALLQIRAVRKKPGALSPVSFSPVLAQTMDHDEHSSTDSVPPGFEPISLLEALNGLRSVSPAIPSAPLYDEINFSGGIGGDSRQLSSPEHLSDSSLQKGKVSKSPDSTLRSPSSPIQEEDEEKLSEMSDAQPHTLLSSSPAPTDATATEDVAESLPPDDEDRMHSGGDILQDCSSEHSSLTKTESDPPGDLSLPALGPDSCSIGMEE, from the exons ATGGGCTCCATCCTGAGTCGCCGAATCGCTGGAGTTGAGGATATCGATATCCAGGCCAACTCGGCCTATCGATTTCCACCGAAATCCG GGAATTATTTTGCAAGCCACTTCTTCATGGGGGGAGAGAAATTTGACACACCACATCCAGAGGGATACCTTTTTGGAGAAAACATGGACCTGAATTTTCTTGGAAATAGGCCAGTGCAG TTTCCGTATGTGACACCTGCACCCCACGAGCCAGTGAAAACCCTGCGGAGTCTGGTCAACATTAGAAAGGACTCTTTGCGTTTGGTCAG GTATAAAGACGACTCTGACACTCCGGTGGAGGAGGGTGGAAAACCAAAGGTTCAGTATGGTGTGGAGTTCACCTTTGATGCTGACGCGCGTGTGACCATCACTCTCTATTGCCAAGCGTTTGAGGAATTCTCCAATGGGATGGCAGT TTACAGCCCAAAGGATCCTACGATGGTCTCTGAGACTGTGCATTACAAGAGGGGGGTGAGCCAACAGTTCTCTATGCCGTCTTTCAAGATAGACTTCAGCGAGtggaaagaggaagat TTGAACTTTGACCTGGACCGAGGAGTGTTTCCCATGGTTATCCAAGCTGTGGTTGATGAAGGGGACG ATTGCCTTGGACATGCTCACGTACTTTTGGCAGCCTTTGAAAGA CACGTTGATGGCAGTTTCTCCGTCAAGCCCCTGAAGCAGAAGCAAATT GTGGACCGTGTGAGCTACCTCTTACAGGAGATCTACGGGatagagaacaaaaacaaccaagaaACCAAG ccatCAGATGATGAGAACAGTGACAACAGCAACGAGTGTGTTGTCTGTTTGTCAGACCTGCGAGACACGCTCATCCTTCCCTGCAGACATCTGTGTCTCTGCAACTCCTGCGCCGACACTTTGCGTTACCAGGCCAACAACTGTCCAATCTGCAGGCTGC CCTTCAGAGCCTTGCTGCAGATCAGGGCTGTGAGGAAAAAGCCTGGAGCTCTTTCTCCCGTCTCCTTCAGTCCTGTTCTGGCTCAGACTATGGACCATGATGAACACTCA AGCACAGACTCCGTTCCTCCCGGCTTTGAACCCATCTCGCTGTTAGAGGCTCTGAACGGTCTGCGGTCGGTGTCTCCCGCCATCCCCTCTGCCCCGCTCTACGATGAAATCAACTTCTCGGGGGGCATCGGAGGCGACAGCAGACAGCTGAGCTCCCCAGAGCATTTAAGTGACAGCAGTCTGCAGAAAGGCAAAGTCAGCAAGTCACCTGACAG CACCCTTAGGTCTCCATCTTCTCCCATccaggaggaggatgaggagaagcTGTCAGAGATGTCGGACGCTCAACCGCACACGCTGCTGTCCAGCAGCCCCGCCCCCACCGAC GCCACAGCAACCGAGGACGTAGCAGAGTCTCTGCCTCCAGACGACG AGGACAGGATGCATTCTGGTGGAGACATCTTACAGGACTGCAGCAGTGAACACAGCAGCTTGACCAAAACAGAGAGCGACCCACCGGGTGACCTGTCTCTGCCAG CTCTAGGTCCTGATTCCTGCTCTATTGGTATGGAGGAATAA
- the aanat2 gene encoding arylalkylamine N-acetyltransferase 2 yields MTQQVSGSPFLKPFFLKTPVRVSPLRQRRHTLPASEFRNLTPQDAISVFEIEREAFVSVSGECPLTLDEVLNFLGQCPELSLGWFEEGQLVAFIIGSGWDKERLSQEAMTQHVPDTRTVHIHVLSVHRHCRQQGKGSILLWRYLQYLRCMPGLRRALLICEDFLVPFYLKAGFKEKGPSAISVSNMQFQEMEYTLGGQAYARRNSGC; encoded by the exons ATGACACAACAGGTCAGTGGCTCACCGTTCCTCAAGCCCTTCTTCTTGAAGACGCCGGTCAGAGTTAGCCCTCTGCGACAGAGACGACACACACTCCCCGCCAGTGAGTTCAGGAACCTCACGCCACAGGACGCCATCAGTGTGTTTGAGATTGAGAGAGAAG CATTTGTCTCAGTGTCTGGAGAGTGTCCACTTACGCTGGATGAAGTGCTTAACTTCCTGGGTCAGTGCCCTGAGCTGTCGTTGGGTTGGTTTGAAGAGGGACAGCTGGTAGCTTTCATCATCGGCTCTGGCTGGGACAAAGAGAGGCTTTCACAG GAAGCCATGACTCAGCATGTCCCAGATACCCGCACAGTACACATCCATGTGCTGTCAGTGCACCGCCACTGTCGCCAGCAGGGCAAAGGCTCTATCCTGTTGTGGCGGTACTTGCAGTACCTGCGCTGTATGCCGGGCCTCCGCAGAGCTCTGCTGATTTGCGAGGACTTCCTGGTGCCCTTCTACCTCAAGGCCGGATTCAAGGAGAAAGGGCCATCAGCCATCTCTGTATCCAACATGCAATTCCAAGAGATGGAGTACACGCTCGGCGGGCAAGCGTATGCGCGACGAAACAGCGGCTGCTAG